The Artemia franciscana chromosome 21, ASM3288406v1, whole genome shotgun sequence genome includes the window ccgcaacaatcaaccaagacatcctctggctgaaaaatgagggtggggaacaaagctgtgctgttgaactggctaagaaaaaaaggaggacttTCATTTTGGTTGCCACTgtgaaatccaaagaaacaacaATAGCTACAGTACATATCATAGACCTAATGTCCAAGATAAGGTCATATCGGCCTGCCAGGTTTGAAACGTAAAATCCTTCGCGGAAAGATTGCTTCTATCATTGCTGAATTGTCTTCCAGTGGGTATTCCTGAAGTCCACATTGTCGCACATCGGTACAACGGGCTGTTTGGGAAGCTCACGGACTTCGGAGAGTTGATctccttgaaatcagcatgcagaCTCCGACGagggaaaggaaaaaacctCCAGATTTCTGCTCTTAACAAAATTGAAGAATGGGATGCCGTACTTGCAAGCTCAGCATCTAAAAGCCGGCTCCtcgaaattttgtatgaaacctTGGAGCAAATGAGTGAACAGCTTCCGAACGCACTCAACATGTTTCTCTCAGGTGGGTTCAAGGAGAGATTCAAAGTGTCTCTGGTCAAGCGTTGCTGCTGTCCAACTTTACCAAAACACTGTTACTACGAGGAATGCTTGACCTGCAGCCACGAAGAGGCTGACCAACGCCTTATGACACATGTCAAGTACGCTATCCGTTACGCTTGTAGCATAGTAGGATCGTTGTGGATGCCAACGACACAGACGTGCAGTAgcctgtgttcatttttttgacgAGTTTCAAGCTGAAGGACTGAGCgaacttttcttgaagttccTAACTTACATTATCCCAGTACACAAGCCATTTGTGCACTGTCTGCCAGGTTGTGACACAACGAATTTTTTCTTCGGCGTCGGGAAAGCTTCTTTCTCAAACACCGCGGTGTCTCcaacttttgcctcaaaaatggtgtctgtGACGGAGCAGATCAAGGCTGCAGAAGGGAAGCTTTCAGTCGACGCGAATAGAGAATTTTACGACCAATTAAAACTCCTGGCCATTGTAAACAATACGGTAGACAGGCCGGTTTCAATTCACTGGCCAGTGTAAGGGATTACATTCGGTGTAAGAAACAAAATGTGAAAAGACTTCCAACTTCTAACAACACCTTCGAACCTTGCATACGTAGAACCATATTCGCTACATGGATAATCTGGTCGTCAGTACAGGTTCGGCCGAGCACTTCAGATCCACTTCTTCTTGGATAGAAGATGGATGAAGGGGGAGTAGATGCGGTCGTCTCAAATTGTAAAGAAGCATCAAGCCTGGAATCTTACTGCAGAATCAAAAGTGGAAGATGCAGGAAAGACTGTAGCTGCTtaaaaatgaaaggatgctgGAGCTTTTGCTCCTGCCGTGGAACGAGGAGGGCATGCAGGGCGTCTGACCTTACCCTATCTGAATTCTCGGTAGAAGAAAATGAGAAATgtttgtgaaaattttatttgataccttttacttttaattacaacaggtCCCTAATCAGTTACTATTACCCAGTTTTACAGGCAGGCCGAGTAAGACAACTCTAATGCGCCGACTGAATCCAACTGTGAagcagaattcttttatttactaAATAGCTCAGTCGTATTACTGGCAAATCAGGTTccaaaaaggtaattgcagacgccttagcacaccagaaaacatattcgtccattcaaaaaaaaaaagatcaaacactttttagtcatttttttcaaacctatttttatttttaagtaaaagttaaaagttttaaacagctaggaagtttgaagtattcctaccctttgaagaaaaacaaaatattagcctatgtcccttttcacgatacggctaatgatcatttcagtgacactataaaaaaaaaaaaaaaaatcgcagaccttttgaaaataaaaatagtttatatgtttttagctcaAATTGTACGGAATTGAATGCACTTTCTTTTcgaatatgaaaacaaaaattgttatcttgaagaaatttcgagtttttagcttttctttgagatatttgttgaattttacagcacttattttgaaactgcagtaaatagagaaaaaatagtgtttttttttcaatttaaaaatcatattcttgtagAACTAGATTTATTCTTTCGATTGATATAACATTACGCCAGATTCCTCATCCCAATAAGTCGCGAAGAAATCCTGAATCGTGACACTtagttataggctaaatttggcgtttttggcctatatctcagaaacgccccaatggcaaacatgcgccctacgatatttgttttcagcatggtcgactaccctaGGATCTGTCTTCAGCATTTTCttaccttccggcatgggtgggtgcacgatacagaatctggTTCTCTGACTAATAGGTAAGACACAAAAGATATGAGGCATAGTTTTCGACATCATGGATAAACACAAACAATTCTTCAAAGCTTTAGTCGCCATTGGGGTTCTTTGTGCTTGGTCTATGCCTAAATTTGAAGGGGATTGGATAATTCCTGTCTCTGTTTTACCATATTTTTGTCCAAAAAATTCTGCCTTCTTTTGGGCCCTANNNNNNNNNNNNNNNNNNNNNNNNNNNNNNNNNNNNNNNNNNNNNNNNNNNNNNNNNNNNNNNNNNNNNNNNNNNNNNNNNNNNNNNNNNNNNNNNNNNNacaaaattttgattcacaATGTTATCATtctgaattttgttttatgtaCATGTAAATTCACtttaagatatgaaaaaaaaacattcaacaaaATAACTgtgagaaaattttaaatcgAAAATACTAAATAAGATAGGttccaaaatactaaaaactttcCCATCATTCCGACTACGATGTTCAAGACCAACGAATTAGAATATtacatgttttatttattgttacaGTAAATTCACAATAGTTTTAACCAATACAAAAAATATCACactttaaaaataacatttaaaaaactgattttaagacacggaaaaaagtggaaaaatttaaattgaaaaaatttatccCCTTAAAAATTTGACCCCTCCCTCCGAGGGTTATATGGCCCTTTCATGTTCATTACGATACTGTGCCCGTCCATTTCTCTTTCACAGgtaccaaatattttttaaggggAGATGGACACTGTCGTACTAATAATAcatattctactaataattattttaaggCTTGGGTTaaaaaataatccatggactgaattcaaaagtttaagaataACTAGTAGGAAGGGgttgatttaaaaaacaaatgactaTACATGATGAACATGCAAATAAAATTCAGTTAATGCTCTTTTTAGATTTGATATTGCTCTTTACCTTCCCCTGAAGGCCTAGGTTCAAAATATTCATATTAGCTGTTGTTGAGCAAAATATAGCTCAAGAATAGCTAGTAGGAAGGAGTGTATTGTAGGTGATATACATACAATTCGTAACTGAAGGGGACTATAAATTTCATTTGGTAAACCGAAACTGTATTAGAATTGTattagaacaaaaataaatagattacaAACCTCTTAGGTTAAAAACCTAAGATTAGGTTAAAAACCTTAGGTTATTCCctcttagttaaaaaaaatttattagacaTTCTGTTAGATTAAGCTCACTTCATCTAATGAAAATAACTTGAACGATCATTCtgtaatatcaaaatatttgtcAGAGATATCTTACACAATGTGGGCTGCTTGTTTTCATGGCAATGTTTCAGAGGGAAATGATGGCTGAATGCATTCGCAAGAATTTTTTGTATCACCCGGAAATTGTGGTAACGCCATATGTGTAGGGTGTCGTTAAGCTCATTAATGGGTTTCACCAAGAAAATGTGCATATATTCTTACAAGAAAATGTTAACTCTCCTAAAGGTTTTCAGCTATATTCGAGGGACTAGCAAATCCAATAGCGCTTTGGAAATGGGCTGATTTTAAACTCAGTGGGAATAAAAGGGGTTCGTGACTACAATAGTACACGGGATAGGGCTCTGTTAAATTTACAGATGGGGTACTACTTTTAACTTCTCCTCTTTGATGTTTCTGCTGATCTTGATACTTTTCGCTAGCAATCCCAATTGTTCCGAACTGTCCTCCCTCAGACTTTCTCTGGTGGCTAAAATACTTGTATCTATAtccaacatttttaaatttctaagtCTCCAGTCTTATATCCAACTGTTAAATCAACTACAGACACCACTAAATGGCATTATATTCGTTCAATACCAACGACATTCAGTGTCTTTATTAAATCCTAGCAGTAGTGGattcaaaatcagcaaaataaCTACATCGATTAGGTTTGCCTTCTTTTCATAGTCTGGGGACCTTTTTATCTTAAGGGTCATTTTGTGAAGAAGAGCAGTTTTTTATTAACACAGGTATTAAGGTTTGGTAATAAAAGTACCATATTTCTTAAAGAGGTCTTTTTGTGCATCAAGTTTTTCGttcataaaatctttttttttttatgtcacttggtattaaccaagtgacatatagcaattccgaaaaattagaaaaaatgaggtatttttaaatcacgaacgggtgaccagatctgaatgaaatttgatatttagaaggatatcgtgtctcaaagctcttgttttaaatcccggccggatctggtgacatgggggggagtttggggtggaggaacctaaagtaatggaaaacgcttagattggagggatcgggatgaaacttggtgggaaaaataagcagaagtcttagatatgtgatttacataattgtaacggatccgctcttttgggggggggggattaattctgaaaattagaaaaaatgacgtattgttaacttacgaagcagtaattggatcttcatgaaactttatatttagaaggacctcgtaactcagatctctcattttaaatgtcAACCGAATGCAGTGCCAttgggaggggagttggggggaccgcaaatctgagaaaatacttaaagtggagagatcaggatgaaactggatgggaagaataaaagcctgtctaagatacgCGACTGACatgaccggatctgctctctttggtagagtggtaattttgaaaaatgaagtattcgtaacttacaaaagggtgaccagatcttaatgaaatttgatgtttagaaggatcttgtgctttaaagctctaattttaacttccgaccagatcttgtgacattggagggagttggaggggaaaccggaattcttggaaaacgtgaaaattgggatatttttatcttacgaataggtgatcggatcgtaatgaaatttgatatttagaaggaattcatgtctcaaagctctcatttcaaatcccgaccagatattttgacattggggggagttgaagggggaagtcttggaaaacacttggagtggaggaatcgggatgaagcttggtggatagaataaggaAATGTcgagtgatttggcaagtttggtgcttctagacgtgctaggacgatgacattggtaagcgtgtcagggagctgcacaaattgacttgaaaaagtcgttttcccattttcgactatctggggggctaaagggagaggaaaaattaggtatttataacttacgagtgggtgatcggatcttactgaatttagatatttagaaggatatcgtgactcagagctcttattttaaatcctgaccggcattaaccctctgattttccttttaaaacaatctattgattcttagaattttgttagagctcataccatatgagctcttggctcttagctcttcttgcctcgtcacaaatgccatatgagctcttagctcttgtttagctTTGTTTTAAGTGTTTCGGACTTGCAATTGTCCATCATTCGGTGACATACTACTACGACTTATACTGTTGCACATTTTAGGCATAAAGTGAGCTGCAATCTACTTTGAATATCTTGGCATCCAAACCAAGAACAACAGCTTTCTTGATCATCATGAATACCACTACTTGCCCACCCTATCCTTCCAACCCTAAGCCATATCACAACCCCAGAATAATTTTAACCTCTTGTACCCTGTCTACCCTCCTCAGGACATTTCTTAGGGATCATTGTATTGCACCATGACATAGACCAGATTATTAATGATCAATACTGGGGATTATTTGTCATTAAACACTTTATATTTTTCAGGTGAGCTGAGGGACGTTTGAGATAAGATCTATCATGAGCCAAAAATTATTCTCTGTCAGAGCTTTCCTTGCCAACTTGGAAATGGATGATAGCCCTAGCATCGCTATTCAGTGTGACAGGGGTACCATTTCTGTAAAAAAGATTTTGTTGACCATAACTAGCGATGTATTTAAGACTATGTTTGCAGCCAACATGCTGGAAAAGTATACAAATGTTGTTTCAGCaaaagatataaattttgacACTATGAAAACAATAATTGATTATTATAACAAAGGAGTTGTTACGGATGTCCTCAACGTTGACGATATTGCGTTTTCTTATATTGTTGAGAAGTACAATTTTGTCGGCATCAAGGAAGCTTTTGCAGAAATTCTACTTGATAAGTATAAGAAAGACGAAAACGTGGAAATTCTAGagaaaatttttacttcatacaaTAGTCACAACCATAAAGTACGAGCTGTAGCAGAGATCGCTACTATGATAGCACAAGGCAAAAAGAGCCCGACTTTCGTTGCAAATCTTAGTGCTCAGGATTTCTTAGAGTTATCTAAGTCCTGTTGTGCCATTCTAATAGGTACTGATGCCCTGAAATGGGctgaatatttgaatatttttaaattatgggCCAAACGAAATTCAGTAGCTGAATCTGTCGTCGTGTTGGAAATCATTGGAATGATTGATATACGTAAATTTCCAGCATCTGTTGTTCTCGAAATTCTTGAGTTTTCAACCCTGAATAAGGAATTGGAACGTTTTaagctaattttagaaaaaacattaaGATACATTGTTGACGTGAATGCTGCAGCTATAACCAACAACATGCTTATAGATGTTTGCCCAAATAGTAAAATGAAATGTGAGGAATGTGGACATGAATCTATTTCTCCTTTCCATACAAACACCAGCTGCGAAGGAAAGCACTTTTGTTACAAGGCTAGATATTAtagtccttgtaaatatcataAAGATTCATATAGGCAACGCATTCCATATGGATTTACAGATGATGTATTTGGTTCACTAACCTTGATTGATTAAAATCAGCTCTTAGTTTCCTGATTTGTTTCACAATTATCatttaattagttttatatcctattatcattttatatacatttatatccgagaaataaaaagatttcGAAACACAAGGGCACAAAGGTGCAAAAAGctcgtttttaaaatattagaaatatgatattttatggtacttggtatttaccaagtgacgtaCAGCGATCACAATTTCTatcagtctgtcggtcccggttttgctagtttggacacttccaggtaagctaggacgatcaaatttggcaagtgtattagggaccagactagattgaattagaaatatttattttcccgATTCAActttctgagggggggggggtaagggaAAGGTCGATACAGAggaattagagaaaatgaggtatttttaacttacgaatagaTTATTGgattttactgaaatttgatattttgaaggatatcgtgtctttgAGCTCTTTGGTTAATCTTGACCGGATCcgttgacattagggggggggggttggaggaggaaaactgaaatcttagaaaacgcttagattggagtgatagggatgaaacttgctaggagaaacaagcacaagtcctatatacgtgattgaaataaccaaaactgatccgttctctttgggggagtagggAAAGaggcttaattctgaaaaattaggtgcttttaacttacgaacgagtgatcagatcttaatgaaatttgatatttacaaagATCTCGTAACcgagatctcttattttaaatctcgacagGATCAAAAgtcattgaggggagttgggggaccgaaaatctcggaaaacgcttagagtggagagatcgggatgaaattttgtgggtaaaataagcacatgccctagatacgtgattgacataaccgaaccagatccactctctttgagggagttggggggcacCAAATtcgataatttaaaaaatgaggtatttttaacttaccaacaGGGTCattggatcttagtgaaatttaatatttagaatgatcTCGTCTCTTCGAGCTCTTAAGtttaatcctgaccggatccgatgacattgggggagttggaggaggaaagtgaaaatctttgaaaacacttagagtaaaGAGAttgtgatgaaacttggtagaaagaataagcataagtcttagatacgtaattgacataacaaGACCAGactggctctctttgggggagagttgattcggaaaaattggaaaaagggatgtatttttaacttacgaacaggtggtcagatcttaatgaaatttgagattTTAGAAAGACCTCACGTCTCAGAACTCTGATTTTCAActctgaccagatctggtgacattggggagagttagAGGAGGAaccagaaatctcggaaaatgtAAACATTTCCTAAATAAGCTATTGACATGACTGGACCAGATTCACTCTCTTCGggagagttagggggagggatttaatagtttgggcacttccggataagctaggacgatgaaagttgagAGGTGTATCAGGGACAAGACTAGATAAAACTAGAAATAGtctttccccgattcgaccatctagggggagAGCGAGCGACAAAGATAGTTTAACAAGATAGCGAACAAGAAGAATGTTATTTGCcgataaaataaatgattatttttcttaattatggTTTGttgtctaggggtatgattctccCTTAGGGTGCGAGAAGTTTCAGTTTCGAATCccggaccaccccaatttttacatgaagaagatcggAAACTAGATACATGATCAATATAACGATCGCTGAAATTTAGCAAGCGTATCaaagaccagaccagattaattaaaaaatagtcgcttccccgatttaacgatcttggggggggggagtggaaggacggttaattcggaaaatgagGTGTTTACCGTAAGGTGTTGCTTGTGAGGAGTTTCAAACAGTCAAAATTGGCTATTTAGGTCTTCTTCTGTCTTACTAGCATTGTTTCTAATaagtattcttcttaatttaaattctctaatgtcttttctataaggtgtggcTTGTGTGGTGTTTCAAGCAGGCCAAATTGGCTATTTAGGTCTACTTCTGTCTTACTGGCATTGTTCTAATAAGTATCCTTCCCAATTTAAATTCTCTAAGGTGTTGTCTATAAGGTGTTGCTtttgagatgtttcaaacaggccaaATTGGCTAATTAGGTCTACTCCTGTGTTACTAGCATTGTTTCTAATGagtattcttcttaatttaaattcgttaaggtgttttctataagttCTGGCTTGTGAGATGTCTCAAACAGGACGAATTGGCTATTTAGGTCTACTTCTATATTACTACCATTGTTTTTAATAAGTGTTCTTGTTAATTTAAATTGTCTAAGGTGTGGTTTGTGAGGTGTTTCAAACAGGCCAATTTGGCTATTTAGGTCTACTTCTGTCTTACTGGCATTGTTTCTAAGaagtattcttcttaatttaaattctctaagGTGTGGCTTGTGAGGTGTTTCAAACAGGCCAAATTGGCTATTTAGGTCTACTTCTGTATTACTAGCATTGTTTCTGATaagtattcttcttaatttaaattctctaagGAGTTTTTTATAAGGCGTGGCTTGTGAGGTGTTTCAATCAGGCGAAATTGgctatttattagttaattattagttaacatgctaggtattggtagaggacaatagagcttttttgtgttttctttattttagggtaAAAATTAGAAGGAAAGTTGCAATTTATTACAACTATtaattagttgcattagttagttaatgCTTATTatgcatgctaggttttggcAGAGGACAACAGAGCTTGTACGTGTTATCTTTATCCTTTACTTTACAGtctaaattgaaagtaaagttGCAAattactgcaactatttattagttgca containing:
- the LOC136040891 gene encoding uncharacterized protein LOC136040891 isoform X2 — its product is MSQKLFSVRAFLANLEMDDSPSIAIQCDRGTISVKKILLTITSDVFKTMFAANMLEKYTNVVSAKDINFDTMKTIIDYYNKGVVTDVLNVDDIAFSYIVEKYNFVGIKEAFAEILLDKYKKDENVEILEKIFTSYNSHNHKVRAVAEIATMIAQGKKSPTFVANLSAQDFLELSKSCCAILIGTDALKWAEYLNIFKLWAKRNSVAESVVVLEIIGMIDIRKFPASVVLEILEFSTLNKELERFKLILEKTLRYIVDVNAAAITNNMLIDVCPNSKMKCEECGHESISPFHTNTSCEGKHFCYKARYYSPCKYHKDSYRQRIPYGFTDDVFGSLTLID